In Leishmania braziliensis MHOM/BR/75/M2904 complete genome, chromosome 14, the following are encoded in one genomic region:
- a CDS encoding putative glutathione-S-transferase/glutaredoxin, producing MLGKGMFARKALIGTVVVGLVGLGGGYSMYQRRLRDNRSVTAEAFNAMQDATTLDEAFKKLCDPDEHPLIQFYRYTTCPWCGTVKAFLDYNKVPHECVEVEPMFKTQLAESMYKKVPQLRFDSKTGSRSYLVDSQIIVDTLSEKMGLGRQLKDEDVSKWRTWARSSLVRFVTLEFNRSLSAAWAGYSYIDDCNTIPYANKLFLKVIGAPVMYLVAMKVTKPRLVKAGLMKADDDPKQRLHDEVNRFTSEALVDPKSKRPRTFHGGGIPDLVDLDTYGVLQSVRGHRIYNEMVSETQIGPWLQAMDKLMGKA from the coding sequence ATGCTCGGCAAGGGGATGTTTGCGCGAAAAGCCCTCATCGgcacagtggtggtgggctTAGTGGGTCTCGGCGGTGGCTACTCCATGTATCAGCGTCGCCTGCGCGACAACCGCAGCGTGACCGCCGAAGCTTTCAATGCAATGCAGGACGCCACAACACTAGATGAGGCTTTTAAGAAGCTTTGCGACCCCGACGAACATCCCCTCATCCAGTTTTACCGGTACACTACGTGCCCGTGGTGTGGCACTGTCAAGGCATTTCTGGACTACAACAAGGTTCCACACGAGTGCGTCGAAGTGGAGCCCATGTTCAAGacgcagctggcggagagCATGTACAAAaaggtgccgcagctgcggttCGACTCCAAGACAGGCTCCAGGTCATACTTGGTTGACTCGCAAATCATCGTCGACACTCTTAGCGAGAAAATGGGCCTCGGGCGTCAGCTGAAGGATGAGGATGTGAGCAAGTGGCGCACATGGGCTCGTAGCTCTCTCGTCCGCTTTGTCACTCTCGAGTTTAatcgctccctctccgcgGCGTGGGCCGGCTACTCCTACATCGACGACTGCAATACCATTCCCTACGCCAACAAGCTCTTCCTCAAGGTGATCGGTGCGCCCGTCATGTACCTGGTTGCCATGAAGGTCACCAAGCCGCGCCTTGTGAAGGCCGGTCTCATGAAAGCTGACGACGACCCgaagcagcgcctgcacgacgAGGTGAACCGCTTCACTTCTGAGGCGCTCGTCGACCCCAAGTCCAAGAGGCCGCGAACCTTTCATGGCGGCGGAATCCCGGACTTGGTGGACCTGGACACCTACGGCGTTCTTCAATCCGTCCGTGGCCACCGCATTTACAACGAAATGGTCAGCGAGACCCAGATCGGTCCATGGCTGCAGGCAATGGACAAGCTCATGGGGAAGGCATAG